The following nucleotide sequence is from Gordonia jinghuaiqii.
CGACGGCCTCGACGCCCCGGTGATGATCCACGACATGGCGCTGACCTCCCGCTACATCGTGTTGTTCGTCTGTCCGCTGCTCTTCGACTTCGAGAGCGTGATGGCCGGCGGCTCACTGTTGTCCTGGAAACCGGAGCGCGGCACCAGGATCGCGTTGATCCCCCGCGACGGCGGACCGGTCCGCTGGATCGACACCGACCCGTTCTGGGTGTGGCATTTCGCCAACGCCTTCGACAACGCCGACGGATCGGTCACCGTCGACTATGTGGAGTGGACCTATCCGGGTGGCTTCAGCGACCAGCCGACGCCCGCGTCGTCCGCGTTGACCCGGGCGGTCGTCGATCCCGACGCCGGGATCACCAAAACCGTTCTGAGCGACAAGGTCTCCAACATGGAGTTCCCGCGGGTCGACGACCGGCTCCTCACCCGCGACCATGGTCGTATCGCCAGTGTCGCAAAGGGGCCCGCCGACAGCGACGACCTCGACAGCCTGTGGTTCCACGACCTCGCGGCCGGTACCGAGCAGGTGTGGACGCCTGGTGCCGCGATCGGCGAACCGATTTTCATCCCCGGTGCCGACCGCGACTACTGGGGCGCCATCGGCACCGACCCGACCGACATGCGTTCACGGTTCCACCTGCTCGCCGCCGACGCGCCGGCGGACGGCCCGATCGCCACCGTTGACCTACCGATCCGTGTTCCCGCGGGACTGCACGGGGCGTGGCTACCGGACCCCGACCCTGCTCCCTGAGCAGCCCCGGAGCTTGCGGAGGGGCGTATCGAAGGGTCAGACGATCTCGCGCCGCACGATCGTCTGGTCCCGCCCGGGACCGACGCCGACGCACGAGATGTGTGCACCCGACAGCTCTTCGAGCCGCAGGATGTAGTTCTGCGCGTTCTGGGGCAGGTCTTCGAAGGTCTTGCACCGGGAGATGTCCTCCCACCAGCCGGGCATCTCCTCGTAGATGGGCTTGGCGTGGTGGAAACCGGTCTGGGTCATCGGCATCTCCTCGACGCGCTCACCGTCGACCTCGTAGGCCACGCAGATCGGCACGGTGTCGAGGCTGGAGAGCACGTCGAGCTTGGTGAGGAAGTAGTCGGTGATGCCGTTGACGCGGGTGGCGTAGCGGGCGATCACGGCGTCGAACCAGCCACAACGACGCGCACGGCCGGTGGTCACGCCCACCTCGCCGCCGGTCTTGGCCAGGTAGGCGCCCCACTCGTCGAACAGCTCGGTCGGGAACGGGCCCGAACCGACACGAGTGGTGTACGCCTTCAGGATGCCGAGGACGGTGGTGATCTTGTTGGGGCCGATGCCCGCACCCACCGCGGCACCGCCTGCGGTCGGGTTCGACGAGGTGACGTACGGGTAGGTGCCGTGGTCGACGTCGAGCAGCGTGCCCTGCGACCCCTCGAGCAGCACCGTCTCACCGCGTTCGAGTGCCTGGTTCAGCAGCAGGCGGGTGTCGGCGATGCGGTGCTTGAAACCCTCTGCCTGACCGAGGACCTCGTCGACGACCTCCGCCGGGTCGAGCGCCTTGCGGTTGTAGATCTTGACCAGGATCTGGTTCTTGAGCTCGAGCGCCGCCTCGACCTTCTGGGTCAGGATCTTCTCGTCGAGGACGTCGGCCACGCGCACGCCGACGCGGGCGATCTTGTCCTGGTAGCAGGGGCCGATACCGCGGCCGGTGGTGCCGATCTTCTTGTTGCCCAGGAAGCGCTCGGTGACCTTGTCGATGGCGACGTGGTACGGCATGAGCAGGTGGGCGTCGGCCGAGAGCAGGAGGCCGGAGGTGTCGACGTCCCGGTCTTCGAGACCGCCGAGCTCGGTGAGCAGCACGCCCGGGTCGACGACGACGCCGTTGCCGATCACGTTCTGCACGCCCGGTGTCAGGATGCCCGACGGGATGAGGTGCAGGGCGAAGGTCTCACCAGACGGGAGGACGACGGTGTGCCCGGCGTTGTTCCCGCCTTGATAGCGGACAACCCAGTTGATCTGACCTCCGAGGAGGTCAGTCGCTTTACCTTTGCCCTCGTCGCCCCACTGGGCTCCGATAAGCACGATCGCGGCCATGTCAGGTACTCCTTTGGGTGGCACGCTTGAACCAAACCGGACCAACTGTACTGGGTCGGGACTCTGGATACGCTATCCGTGTGTCGATAGCCCTCCTCATCCAAGCCGGCCGCGCCGACGACAAGAAGGCCATCCGGTCCGCTGTGGCCGATGCGGTGGCCGATCCCGCCGTGTCCCGGCTCGTCGTCGAACCCCGGGTCAACGAACGCTTCGCACCCACCGTCGCCCACGAGAACGATCTCTTCCTGTGCCACGTGGTGGCGTCGTTGATGGTCACCGAGCGCCTCGACGTCGAGGTCGCCTATGTGTCCGCCGAGGCCACTCCGGCGACGCGCCGTTACCGGCTGCCCCACGGTCCCGCCGCACGTGAACTGGCCGAGCACGGCACCGCGACCGCGGTGCCGCTGATCCGCGACGACACCGCCTCGGTCATCGTCGGCAGCGCCCGCCATCTCGGCGCCGAAGGCGCCAAACTCCACGGCGAGACCTACGTCGACAACGAACGGCTCTTCGACGGCGAGGTGCGCTCGATCCTCATCGAACCGACCCTCGAGGCCCCCGGCCTGCGCGCACAGGTGGAGCGAATGTTGTTGCCGGGCAAGTGGTTCAAAGGTCGCGCCTGCCAGACCGGCGGCACCAACATCGTCGTCGAACGCGAGGGTGTGGTGAACCCTCGGGTGCTCAAGCGGTCGACGTTCTACCGCCACGTCACCGACCTGCTCCTCGTCCGCCCCTGACCACTCGGCGAGTCGGCGGACGAGCGGTGTCGCAGGGTGTTCGCCGCCGGTCGCGGAGGGTCAGGCGACGGGCACCGGCTCACGGGCAGCCGTCGGCTCGACGGTGCGCGTCGCCTCGGGGCCGGTGAGCAGATGCAGATCGTCGCGCCGGATGAGCGCGGTGGCCACGACGCTGATGATCGCGGTGAGCACCAGGTAGCCGGCCGCCAGCCACGGCGAGCCGCTCGCCGCGCCGATCAGCGCGGTCAGGATCAGCGGCGTCAGCCCGGAGGCGTAGATCCCGGAGAACTGGTAGACCACCGACAGACCCGTGTAGCGGACCGGCGTCGGATAGAGGCTTGCGTACAGCGTGCCCTGCGCGCCGTAGAACAGTGCGTGGACGATGCCGAACACGATCACCAGCCCCACGGTGAACCACAGGAGATTCGCGGTGCCGAACAGCGCGAAGACCGGGAAGACGGCCACACCGTAGGCGGCGATGCCGATCAGGTAGATGCGTTTGGCGCCGTAGCGGTCGGTGAGCATGCCCGAGATCGGCAGCAGGGCGGCCATCACCAGTGAGGCGATGGTCACGGCCACCAGGACCGGGACCTTCTCCATGTCGAGTTCGGTGGTCGCGTAGGCGATCGCGAACACACCCCAGGTGTTGAACGCCGATCCCTCACCCCAGCGGGAGAGCAGGCCGAGCACGGTGTTGCGTGTGTTGGGCGGGACCAGGACGTCGCGGATCGGTGCCGAGGACTTCTGCGCGAGCTCGGCCACCTCGGCGAACGCCGGCGTCTCGTCGACCTTCAGGCGCACGACGAACCCGATGACGACCAGCACGATGCTCACCAGGAACGCGATCCGCCAGCCGTAGGTGAGGAACGCGTCGTCGTCGAGAACCACCTGCAGCAACGCGAACACCCCGGTGCCCAGCGCCAGGCCGAGAGCGAGCCCGATCTGCGGGATGCTGCCGAACAGACCTCGTTTCCCGTTCGGGCTGTGCTCGACGGAGAGCAGCACCGCGCCCGCCCATTCGCCGCCCAGCGCGAACCCCTGCACCACGCGCAGCAGCAACAGCAGGATGGGCGCGAGAACGCCGACCGAGGCGGCGGTGGGCAACACTCCCATCAGCGCGGTCGCGATGCCCATCATCACCATCGTGATGGCGAGAGTGCGTTTGCGTCCGATGCGGTCGCCGATGTGCCCGAAGACGATCCCGCCGATGGGGCGCACGACGAAGCCCACCGCGAAGGTCGCGAACGACAGCAGCGTCCCGACGAACGAGCTCTGATCGGGGAAGAACAGGGTGTTGAAGACGAGGCTCGCCGCCGTCGCGTACAGAAAGAAGTCGTACCACTCGACGGTGGTGCCGAGCAGGCTCGCGGCGACGACGGTCCGGAGTCGTTTCCGGCGCTGCGCGTCGGTCTCGCCGGCTGGGGAGGGGGTGTGCGTGGATGTGGCCATGACCGGGACACGGTATCGACGGCCGGGAGTCGTTCGCCCGTTACGAATCAGCCTGAGCGAAAAGCGGCCCCGGACTTGCGTCGAGGTCACTCGGCGTACCTGTCGGACGCCCCTCGCCGGCGTTCCTGCCCGGCGCCCGGCTACGGTCCGGTCGCGAAGTAGTCGTCGAGCGTCACCATCCGCAGCTTTCGGTGGCGGATGATCTCGACCAGCTTCGGGTAGACCTTGGTGACCGGGTCATGGTTGGCGTGTCCGATGATGATGGACTGCGGACGAAAGTACTTGCGGGCGCACTGGATCAGATACTTCTCGGTGATCAGCCCGGAATCCGACAGCGATCCGTACCAGAGCGTGGGCATCGTGTAGCCGAGGTCGGCGGCCACCGCATCGACGGCCGCATCGTGATACCCGAACGGTGGTCGGTAGTACGGGGTTCCGTCGACCCCGAACTCGTTTTTCAGGAACCGCTTGGTGCGGCCGAGCTCGTCGGCGACGCCCCGCGCCGACAGCTCGGTCAGCGCCGGATGGCTCCAGGTGTGGTTACCGAGCTGGATCTGGCCGGACTCGACGAGCGGTCGCAGCTCGGCACGATGCTCGGTCCAGCCGTCGAACGACCCGGTCACGAAGAAGGTGAATCTCGCGCCGGTGTCCTGCGCGAACTTCACGTACGCCCCGATGACCTCGGGACTCGCGCCGTCGTCGACGGTGAGCGCGATGTGCCGTCCGCGTCCCGGCAGCGCGGTGATCGGTTCGGCGGGCAACGGGTGGCGGGCTCCGACGGCCGGCGGCAGCAGTCCCGCAGTCGAGGGCGATGGCGTCGCCGGGGTGGCCGGCAGCGGAGACGGAAGGGTGCCCGAGAGCGTGATCTCGGCGGCCGGGACCGGCGAAGCGCAGCCCGCCACCGTGCTCGCGGTCAGAGCCCCCACCGTGCCGGCCGCGAGGACCGCGAGAAAGTCGCGTCGTTCCATGTCGGGAATTTAAGGCATAACCGACATATTCGGCTCAACGACGCGGGCTCACCACGTCATCTCGTCACGACAACGTCCCTGGTCGTCGTTGTCCACCTGCACCGTGGCGTGGTCGAGCCCGTGTCGGGCCAGGACGGCCTGCGCCGCGGGCAGCACCTCCGAGTTCGGCCGGCTGCTGCCGAGGTGCACAGTGGCAACGTCCATGCCGGTGGTCAGGGTCCAGACGTGCAGGTCGTGGACATCGTCGACGGTGGGGATGCCGGCAAGATCGGCTCGCAGCGCCTCGACGTCGATGTGTGCGGGCGCCTG
It contains:
- a CDS encoding polysaccharide deacetylase family protein translates to MERRDFLAVLAAGTVGALTASTVAGCASPVPAAEITLSGTLPSPLPATPATPSPSTAGLLPPAVGARHPLPAEPITALPGRGRHIALTVDDGASPEVIGAYVKFAQDTGARFTFFVTGSFDGWTEHRAELRPLVESGQIQLGNHTWSHPALTELSARGVADELGRTKRFLKNEFGVDGTPYYRPPFGYHDAAVDAVAADLGYTMPTLWYGSLSDSGLITEKYLIQCARKYFRPQSIIIGHANHDPVTKVYPKLVEIIRHRKLRMVTLDDYFATGP
- a CDS encoding adenylosuccinate synthase, with the translated sequence MAAIVLIGAQWGDEGKGKATDLLGGQINWVVRYQGGNNAGHTVVLPSGETFALHLIPSGILTPGVQNVIGNGVVVDPGVLLTELGGLEDRDVDTSGLLLSADAHLLMPYHVAIDKVTERFLGNKKIGTTGRGIGPCYQDKIARVGVRVADVLDEKILTQKVEAALELKNQILVKIYNRKALDPAEVVDEVLGQAEGFKHRIADTRLLLNQALERGETVLLEGSQGTLLDVDHGTYPYVTSSNPTAGGAAVGAGIGPNKITTVLGILKAYTTRVGSGPFPTELFDEWGAYLAKTGGEVGVTTGRARRCGWFDAVIARYATRVNGITDYFLTKLDVLSSLDTVPICVAYEVDGERVEEMPMTQTGFHHAKPIYEEMPGWWEDISRCKTFEDLPQNAQNYILRLEELSGAHISCVGVGPGRDQTIVRREIV
- a CDS encoding MFS transporter is translated as MATSTHTPSPAGETDAQRRKRLRTVVAASLLGTTVEWYDFFLYATAASLVFNTLFFPDQSSFVGTLLSFATFAVGFVVRPIGGIVFGHIGDRIGRKRTLAITMVMMGIATALMGVLPTAASVGVLAPILLLLLRVVQGFALGGEWAGAVLLSVEHSPNGKRGLFGSIPQIGLALGLALGTGVFALLQVVLDDDAFLTYGWRIAFLVSIVLVVIGFVVRLKVDETPAFAEVAELAQKSSAPIRDVLVPPNTRNTVLGLLSRWGEGSAFNTWGVFAIAYATTELDMEKVPVLVAVTIASLVMAALLPISGMLTDRYGAKRIYLIGIAAYGVAVFPVFALFGTANLLWFTVGLVIVFGIVHALFYGAQGTLYASLYPTPVRYTGLSVVYQFSGIYASGLTPLILTALIGAASGSPWLAAGYLVLTAIISVVATALIRRDDLHLLTGPEATRTVEPTAAREPVPVA
- a CDS encoding carotenoid oxygenase family protein — protein: MTTSDIPTRPAPVDMSRNPFLSGVFAPQREEVDRIDLPVTGEIPPDLHGSYLRNGPNLRFDPIGSYVYPIDGDAMVHRIGFADGRASYRNRFVRTPMVLAEEAAGHAVWSGITDGYTPSAAEVGDALAGTVRELPDINIVRHGGRLMAMAESDRPYQLAPADLATIAKIDCDGAMFVGSTAHPKIDPATGELVLFNYVLDAPYLTWAVVGPDGAATRTPTPVDGLDAPVMIHDMALTSRYIVLFVCPLLFDFESVMAGGSLLSWKPERGTRIALIPRDGGPVRWIDTDPFWVWHFANAFDNADGSVTVDYVEWTYPGGFSDQPTPASSALTRAVVDPDAGITKTVLSDKVSNMEFPRVDDRLLTRDHGRIASVAKGPADSDDLDSLWFHDLAAGTEQVWTPGAAIGEPIFIPGADRDYWGAIGTDPTDMRSRFHLLAADAPADGPIATVDLPIRVPAGLHGAWLPDPDPAP